A genomic window from Artemia franciscana chromosome 14, ASM3288406v1, whole genome shotgun sequence includes:
- the LOC136035657 gene encoding small ribosomal subunit protein eS8-like, with product MGISRDHTHKRRATGGKRNPISKKRKYLLGRPPANTKLGPRRVHFVRARGGNLKFRALRLDQGNFSWGSENCTRKSRIIDVVYNASNNELVRTKTLVKNAIVVVDSAPFRQWYESHYALPIGRKKGAKITEAEDVLSKKRSKKAEKKYKLRQRTSKVEPALEEQFATGRLLAAISSRPGQCGRSDGYILEGKELEFYLKKMKTKKGK from the exons GTATTTCAAGGGATCACACCCACAAACGACGTGCTACTGGTGGAAAAAGGAACCCCATTTCCAAGAAGAGGAAGTATCTGCTTGGACGCCCCCCTGCAAATACAAAG CTTGGACCAAGAAGAGTTCATTTCGTCCGAGCTCGTGGTGGAAATCTTAAGTTCAGGGCCCTCCGACTAGATCAAGGCAACTTCTCTTGGGGATCTGAGA ATTGTACTCGTAAATCCCGTATCATTGATGTTGTTTACAATGCATCCAACAACGAATTGGTTAGAACTAAAACCCTGGTCAAaaacgccattgtagttgttgaTTCTGCCCCATTTAGACAATGGTACGAGTCTCACTACGCCCTCCCTATTGGAAGAAAGAAGGGAGCAAAAATC ACAGAAGCTGAAGATGTTTTGAGCAAGAAAAGATCCAAAAAGGctgagaaaaaatacaaattgagACAGAGGACATCGAAGGTGGAGCCTGCCCTTGAAGAGCAGTTTGCAACTGGCCGTCTTcttg CTGCTATTTCAAGCCGACCTGGTCAATGTGGCAGGTCTGATGGCTACATCCTTGAAGGCAAAGAACTCGAGTTCTACCTTAAGAAAATGAAGACAAAGAAAGGAAAGTAG